A part of Sandaracinaceae bacterium genomic DNA contains:
- a CDS encoding flavin monoamine oxidase family protein: MSNQQASKGTRDVVVVGAGLSGLTAARRLKEAGRDVLVLEGRDRVGGRTLSRRLGDDVIDLGGQWIGPTQRRVERLAEELGVATFAQRCDGRKVLDLGGRVRTYAGDVPSVGLLGLLETQLAIWRLGALGKRVPLDAPWRTEGAEALDGQTLEGWMRRHLRTSASREMLAMATRAIFAVEPSELSFLHFLFYLRSGGGLMRLAQVRGGAQERRFIGGAQQLSERLAERVEVRFEHTVRGVEQSEDDVLIHTDAGDVRARRVIMAIPPALADRIDFAQPLPAMRDQLLQRMPMGSAIKCIAVYERPFWRERGLSGEGLSDRGPVRLTFDDSSHDGAQHALVGFLLGETARAWTGRDPDARRAAVLESLARLFGPEALRPTHYVDQDWIAEPLSAGCYVGVMPPGVMTTVGRVLREPCGHIHWAGTETATTWNGYLDGAIEAGERAATELL, translated from the coding sequence GTGTCGAATCAGCAGGCGTCGAAGGGGACGCGGGACGTGGTCGTGGTGGGGGCCGGCCTCAGCGGCCTCACCGCGGCCCGGCGCCTGAAGGAGGCCGGGCGCGACGTGCTCGTGCTCGAGGGCCGCGACCGGGTCGGCGGCCGCACGCTCTCACGGCGCCTCGGGGACGACGTGATCGACCTCGGCGGTCAGTGGATCGGCCCGACGCAGCGGCGCGTGGAGCGCCTGGCCGAGGAGCTGGGCGTGGCCACGTTCGCGCAGCGCTGCGACGGCCGGAAGGTGCTCGACCTCGGCGGGCGGGTCCGCACCTACGCGGGCGACGTGCCCTCGGTCGGGCTGCTCGGGCTGCTCGAGACCCAGCTGGCGATCTGGCGGCTGGGCGCGCTCGGCAAGCGGGTGCCGCTCGACGCGCCGTGGCGCACCGAGGGCGCGGAGGCGCTCGACGGACAGACGCTCGAGGGCTGGATGCGGCGGCACCTCCGCACCTCGGCGAGCCGCGAGATGCTCGCGATGGCCACCCGCGCGATCTTCGCGGTGGAGCCCTCGGAGCTGTCGTTTCTGCACTTCCTCTTCTACCTGCGCTCGGGCGGCGGGCTGATGCGGCTCGCGCAGGTGCGGGGCGGCGCGCAGGAGCGGCGCTTCATCGGCGGCGCGCAGCAGCTCAGCGAGCGGCTCGCGGAGCGGGTCGAGGTGCGCTTCGAGCACACGGTGCGCGGAGTCGAGCAGTCGGAAGACGACGTGCTGATCCACACCGACGCGGGCGACGTGCGGGCGCGCCGGGTGATCATGGCCATCCCCCCCGCGCTCGCCGATCGGATCGACTTCGCGCAGCCGCTGCCGGCCATGCGGGACCAGCTGCTCCAGCGCATGCCGATGGGCTCGGCCATCAAGTGCATCGCGGTCTACGAGCGGCCCTTCTGGCGGGAGCGCGGGCTGTCGGGCGAGGGCCTGTCGGACCGCGGCCCCGTGCGGCTGACCTTCGACGACTCGTCGCACGACGGCGCGCAGCACGCGTTGGTGGGCTTCCTGCTCGGAGAGACCGCGCGCGCGTGGACGGGGCGCGACCCCGACGCGCGCAGGGCGGCCGTGCTCGAGAGCCTCGCGCGGCTCTTCGGGCCCGAGGCCCTGCGCCCCACGCACTACGTCGACCAGGACTGGATCGCGGAGCCGCTCAGCGCGGGCTGCTACGTCGGCGTCATGCCGCCCGGGGTGATGACCACCGTCGGCCGCGTCCTGCGCGAGCCGTGCGGACACATCCACTGGGCGGGCACCGAGACGGCGACCACCTGGAACGGCTACCTCGACGGCGCGATCGAGGCGGGCGAGCGCGCCGCGACCGAGCTCCTCTGA
- a CDS encoding CBS domain-containing protein — MQTEIAVSDLSLPADQLLESLIEEGIGGAPVVDAEGHLLGIVSKTDLLCAWRDLGTQRDRQPLTAGDVMMPVVFALTEDSTVAEAAALMAYEGVHRLPIVDRETRVVGVVTTLDLSRWIAQSAGLHAPDIREIEVREV; from the coding sequence ATGCAGACCGAGATCGCGGTCAGCGATCTGTCCCTCCCCGCCGATCAGCTGCTCGAGTCGCTCATCGAAGAGGGCATCGGCGGCGCGCCGGTGGTCGACGCGGAGGGGCACCTGCTCGGGATCGTGAGCAAGACCGATCTGCTCTGCGCGTGGCGCGACCTGGGCACCCAGCGTGACCGTCAGCCGCTCACCGCGGGGGACGTCATGATGCCGGTGGTCTTCGCGCTGACCGAGGACAGCACCGTCGCGGAGGCCGCGGCGCTGATGGCCTACGAGGGCGTGCACCGCCTCCCCATCGTCGACCGGGAGACCCGCGTGGTCGGCGTGGTGACCACGCTCGACCTGAGCCGCTGGATCGCGCAGTCGGCCGGGCTGCACGCGCCGGACATTCGCGAGATCGAAGTCCGCGAGGTGTAG